One part of the Methanobacterium spitsbergense genome encodes these proteins:
- a CDS encoding L-2-amino-thiazoline-4-carboxylic acid hydrolase: MQQNDYYISKKTELLKNFKEFAQRIKVFLTAEYGEEFSKEVIAEMITDYENIIPEIPYIGGEDNPMTQNLLSSINYLIVYGVLKRNDKNLEKIGNICYKQENEFLKTHNDEIFPITHPDARDLLKYLAEQSGAYPEDFVYEIVEGEGFDVGLDFTQCAICKFFHKKNADEFLPYLCAMDIPMSEYGNLGLHRTKTLSDGFNVCDFRYKAGRNTSVASKVIKR; this comes from the coding sequence ATGCAACAAAATGATTATTACATTTCAAAAAAAACTGAATTGTTAAAAAATTTCAAGGAATTTGCCCAGAGAATTAAGGTTTTTTTAACGGCTGAATATGGTGAAGAATTTTCCAAGGAAGTGATTGCTGAAATGATAACGGATTATGAAAATATTATCCCTGAAATTCCATACATTGGTGGGGAGGATAATCCAATGACACAAAACTTGTTATCATCTATTAATTATCTGATTGTATATGGTGTTTTAAAAAGGAACGATAAAAACCTTGAGAAAATAGGAAATATCTGTTATAAACAGGAAAATGAATTTTTAAAGACCCATAATGATGAAATTTTTCCAATAACCCATCCTGATGCTAGGGATCTCTTAAAATATTTGGCTGAACAGTCTGGTGCATATCCCGAGGATTTTGTTTATGAAATTGTTGAGGGTGAAGGATTTGATGTTGGTCTGGACTTTACTCAATGTGCCATTTGCAAATTTTTTCACAAGAAAAATGCAGACGAATTCCTACCTTACCTTTGCGCCATGGATATCCCCATGAGTGAATATGGCAATTTAGGATTACATCGAACAAAAACCCTTTCAGACGGTTTTAATGTTTGTGACTTCAGATATAAAGCCGGCAGAAATACCAGTGTTGCATCAAAAGTAATTAAAAGATGA